In the Phaseolus vulgaris cultivar G19833 chromosome 7, P. vulgaris v2.0, whole genome shotgun sequence genome, one interval contains:
- the LOC137827853 gene encoding dihydrolipoyllysine-residue acetyltransferase component 5 of pyruvate dehydrogenase complex, chloroplastic produces MAHLLHTPFIPSSSSLRRAAVTHRKTTSPLVVRAKIREIFMPALSSTMTEGKIVSWTKSEGDKLSKGDSVVVVESDKADMDVETFYDGYLAAIVVEEGGVAAVGSPIAFLAETEDEIAQAKSKASSSSSAPAPAAAAAPAPPVESQPEKVAAPVAAAVPAPVVVSSHPASEGGKRIVASPYAKKLAKELKVELGRVVGTGPMGRIVAKDVEAFAASGNVAAAASPAPGKSAAPAGVELGSVVPFTTMQGAVSRNMVESLAVPTFRVGYTITTDALDALYKKIKSKGVTMTALLAKATALALAKHPVINSSCRDGNSFTYNSNINVAVAVAIDGGLITPVLQNADKIDVYSLSRKWKELVDKARAKQLQPHEYNTGTFTLSNLGMFGVDRFDAILPPGTGAIMAVGASQPAVVATKDGRIGMKNQMQVNVTADHRVIYGADLASFLQTLSLIIEDPKDLTF; encoded by the exons ATGGCTCACCTTCTTCACACTCCCTTCATCCCCTCTTCCTCCTCGCTCCGCCGCGCCGCCGTTACCCACCGCAAAACGACGTCTCCCCTGGTCGTTCGGGCTAAGATCCGGGAGATTTTCATGCCGGCACTCAGCTCCACTATGACGGAGGGCAAAATCGTCTCCTGGACCAAATCCGAGGGCGATAAGCTCTCCAAGGGCGACAGCGTCGTTGTCGTTGAGTCTGACAAGGCCGACATGGACGTCGAGACATTCTACGACGGCTACCTCGCCGCCATCGTCGTCGAGGAAGGTGGTGTCGCTGCCGTCGGATCCCCCATCGCATTCCTCGCTGAGACCGAGGATGAGATTGCTCAAGCCAAGTCCAAAgcctcctcttcctcttccgcGCCCGCGCCTGCAGCTGCAGCTGCACCAGCACCGCCCGTTGAGTCTCAACCGGAGAAGGTTGCGGCCCCCGTCGCAGCTGCGGTTCCGGCTCCGGTCGTAGTGTCCAGTCATCCCGCTTCGGAGGGAGGGAAGAGGATTGTTGCGTCACCTTATGCGAAGAAGCTCGCCAAGGAATTGAAG GTGGAGTTGGGGAGGGTAGTGGGAACTGGACCAATGGGGAGGATTGTTGCTAAAGATGTTGAGGCATTTGCAGCTTCTGGAAATGTTGCAGCAGCTGCATCACCAGCACCAGGCAAGAGTGCAGCACCTGCAGGGGTGGAGTTGGGATCTGTGGTGCCTTTCACCACAATGCAGGGTGCTGTGAGTAGAAACATGGTGGAGAGTTTGGCAGTTCCCACGTTCAGGGTTGGTTACACCATCACCACAGATGCACTTGATGCCTTGTACAAGAAG ATAAAGTCAAAGGGAGTTACTATGACCGCATTGCTTGCCAAGGCTACTGCGCTTGCACTGGCCAAACACCCTGTTATCAACTCAAGTTGTAGAGATGGTAATAGCTTTACATATAATAGCAACATCAATGTTGCAGTTGCTGTGGCTATAGATGGCGGATTGATTACACCAGTGCTTCAGAATGCTgataag ATTGATGTATATTCATTGTCAAGAAAGTGGAAGGAGTTGGTCGATAAGGCCAGGGCCAAGCAGCTTCAACCTCATGAATACAACACTG gTACTTTCACTCTTTCCAATCTGGGAATGTTTGGTGTTGATCGCTTTGATGCTATTCTGCCACCTGGAACT GGAGCAATAATGGCTGTTGGAGCATCACAGCCAGCTGTTGTGGCTACCAAGGATGGTCGCATTGGCATGAAGAACCAAATGCAG GTCAATGTTACAGCCGATCATCGAGTCATCTATGGTGCTGATTTGGCTTCGTTCTTGCAAACACTTTCACTGATTATTGAGGATCCCAAAGATCTTACTTTCTAG
- the LOC137828033 gene encoding tetratricopeptide repeat domain-containing protein PYG7, chloroplastic, whose translation MGGSILPSSSPPSLSTLFTSKFNESAPFTLFCNQFPSQSSPPRRYSCSVKKVNAFGIQHKGSIRHGDNLDAMKSGILLQKFQRKMPMEFLSTLFNKQFTGFSVNDFTTKHLEDGARSSKWVSAFLLGQTISVISPDVSYASSSMKINEIYEVGELFDLSIQLIYLLLLLGLLGTGTFFVIRQVLVRRELDLSAKELQEQVRSGDAGATELFELGAVMLRRKFYPAATKFLLQAIDKWDGDNPDLAQVYNALGVSYVRDGKVDKGIAQFETAVKLQPGYVTAWNNLGDAYDSKKDYKSALKAFEEVLLFDPNNKVARPRRDSLKGLVDASKGVTVTKSAEKK comes from the exons ATGGGTGGTTCCATTCtcccttcctcttctcctcccTCTCTTTCCACTCTGTTCACATCCAAGTTCAATGAATCTGCTCCCTTCACCCTTTTCTGCAACCAATTCCCTTCCCAATCCTCACCTCCTCGTCGTTACTCATGTTCTGTAAA AAAGGTAAATGCCTTCGGAATTCAGCATAAAGGTTCCATACGACATGGAGACAATCTTGATGCAATGAAGAGTGGGATTTTGCTGCAG AAGTTTCAAAGGAAAATGCCAATGGAATTCCTTAGCACCCTTTTCAACAAACAATTTACAG GATTTTCAGTGAATGACTTTACAACCAAACATCTTGAAGATGGTGCAAGATCATCCAAATGGGTTTCAGCATTCTTGCTTGGACAAACTATATCAGTGATTTCTCCTGATGTTTCTTATGCAAGCAGCTCAATGAAGATAAATGAGATATATGAGGTTGGAGAATTGTTTGATTTAAGCATCCAACTAATATACTTGCTATTGCTACTGGGTTTGCTAGGGACTGGGACTTTTTTTGTGATTCGTCAAGTTCTTGTCCGCAGAGAACTCGACCTATCTGCCAAGGAGTTGCAG GAGCAAGTAAGAAGTGGTGATGCTGGTGCAACTGAGCTTTTTGAACTTGGTGCAGTGATGCTGCGCAGGAAATTTTACCCTGCTGCTACCAAGTTCTTGCTCCAAGCAATTGATAAATGGGATGGGGATAACCCGGATCTTGCTCAG GTTTACAACGCTCTTGGTGTAAGCTATGTCCGCGATGGGAAAGTTGACAAGGGAATTGCTCAGTTTGAGACAGCTGTCAAGCTTCAACCAGGCTATGTCACAGCTTGGAACAATCTTGGAGATGCCTATGACAGTAAAAAAGATTACAAGTCTGCTTTGAAGGCATTTGAAGAAGTCCTGCTATTTGATCCTAACAACAAGGTTGCACGGCCTAGGAGAGATTCTTTGAAGGGACTTGTTGATGCAAGCAAAGGAGTTACCGTCACCAAATCAGCAGAGAAGAAATGA
- the LOC137827873 gene encoding protein SENSITIVE TO PROTON RHIZOTOXICITY 1-like: MDLEGGLCANNCTRSSSLTSPGNGLQTNLSSDPPSFYGLEIESPFNTFNPPSPPIQSVLPGQSNTDIEIPDQENCPLSDSSNTTKLQDWNPSAMLNNLCFLEEKIHQLRDLVHLIVNKKCQPFGQSHELVTQEQQLVTADLTSIIVQLISTAGNLLPSVRHTLTNTNPLVGQMDQLHGINLPFGSEPSSGIRPQNSSGNKLFGKSTPNDRPNPCEMEQNYNMEEHEPKDEEDVDEGESLPPGSYEILQLEKEEILAPHTHFCTICGKGFKRDANLRMHMRGHGDEYKTPAALAKPHKETGSEPKLIKRYSCPYAGCKRNKDHKKFLPLKTILCVKNHYKRTHCDKSYTCSRCNMKKFSVMADLKTHEKHCGKDKWLCSCGTTFSRKDKLFGHIALFQGHTPAIPLDDIKRVAEPPDPQNRECSNKVGSVNFCFGSKLSSENGVQNMMDMKGNIDDPMNYFSSLNFEGCNFGAFNEFPQTPFEDSEGSFSFLMSGSFNYAPKFGGGESSTDNL; this comes from the coding sequence ATGGATCTAGAAGGAGGCTTATGTGCTAATAACTGCACAAGGTCCTCTTCCTTAACCTCTCCTGGGAATGGATTGCAAACAAATTTGTCCTCAGATCCCCCTTCTTTCTATGGTCTCGAAATTGAATCACCTTTTAATACATTCAACCCACCCTCTCCTCCAATCCAATCTGTACTTCCAGGTCAATCTAATACAGATATTGAGATCCCTGACCAAGAAAATTGTCCACTAAGTGACTCATCAAATACCACTAAGCTTCAAGATTGGAATCCAAGTGCAATGTTGAACAATCTTTGCTTCCTTGAAGAAAAGATTCATCAGCTTCGGGATCTAGTGCATTTAATTGTCAATAAAAAGTGCCAACCCTTTGGACAATCTCATGAACTAGTGACTCAGGAACAGCAGCTCGTCACAGCTGATCTTACATCAATTATTGTTCAACTGATCTCTACTGCTGGAAATCTTCTCCCCTCTGTTAGGCACACCCTCACAAATACAAATCCCTTGGTTGGCCAGATGGACCAGCTTCATGGGATTAACCTCCCTTTTGGATCAGAACCAAGTAGTGGTATTAGGCCACAAAATAGTAGTGGAAATAAACTGTTTGGTAAGTCCACTCCAAATGATCGACCAAATCCTTGTGAAATGGAGCAAAACTACAACATGGAAGAACATGAGCCAAAAGATGAAGAAGATGTGGATGAGGGAGAGAGTCTTCCACCCGGTTCCTATGAGATTTTACagttagaaaaagaagaaattcTTGCCCCTCACACACATTTCTGTACAATATGTGGGAAAGGATTCAAGAGGGATGCAAATCTCCGAATGCACATGCGTGGCCATGGTGATGAGTACAAAACCCCTGCAGCTCTTGCAAAACCACATAAAGAAACTGGGTCTGAACCGAAGCTTATCAAGAGGTATTCCTGCCCCTATGCCGGCTGCAAGCGTAACAAGGATCACAAGAAATTCCTACCACTAAAGACTATTTTGTGTGTCAAAAACCACTACAAGAGAACGCACTGTGACAAGAGCTATACTTGCAGCAGATGTAACATGAAGAAGTTTTCAGTCATGGCAGACCTTAAAACTCATGAAAAACACTGTGGCAAGGATAAATGGCTCTGTTCTTGTGGCACAACATTTTCAAGGAAAGACAAGCTTTTTGGACACATTGCACTTTTCCAAGGCCATACACCAGCTATTCCTTTGGATGACATCAAAAGAGTGGCCGAGCCACCTGATCCCCAGAACAGAGAATGCAGCAATAAGGTAGGAAGTGTTAACTTCTGTTTTGGATCAAAGCTTTCAAGTGAAAATGGAGTTCAAAACATGATGGATATGAAAGGTAATATTGATGATCCTATGAATTATTTCTCATCGCTGAACTTCGAAGGTTGTAACTTTGGGGCGTTTAATGAATTCCCTCAAACTCCCTTTGAAGATTCAGAAGgttctttctcttttctcatGTCAGGATCCTTTAATTATGCTCCAAAATTTGGTGGCGGTGAATCAAGTACCGACAATCTGTAG
- the LOC137828904 gene encoding FHA domain-containing protein PS1-like, with protein sequence MADIAMMTQMSNINNNPEQEKHAKFPVLTVLKNNAVLKNILLVHDANNEDQTVLIGRHPDCNIVLMHPSVSRFHLRICSNPSSLTLSLVDLASVHGTWVRGMKLEPGVRVELKEGDTFTVGVSTRLYRLSWVPLTQLNVFLPHQQQKEHEQEEIIKLGMQDENLEYTVEEEIPEAEDMVSLCCDEESKSHSEDKGLGVINGTETLCFPTHSGGENIHCDRQNSVLSPPHIQSPPYAKPVDEFDYTEKIEACPKVEMPGETNLLCTLREYFTQNLCLPVVEAVHGTKMQQFQAQHDTFTKQQPSLKMLWSSLSTDIDPPATFDERDVVAVAVIPTESDSGCTHEDTDKVEDILTTGPRIFNSENTCLIVEKDLPDSEFHQMEVVEEISVDSIPEGEKQGEIHWSSLPTNIGPSSFDVKDVAAVASILTESEFEFTHGDNDKVGNILTSGRRTSNSANMCLIVDKDIPDTVFHIMEVVEEVSMDSIRDGEKQDECKEQYTSKLQDQNGKSFREEGYSREEIVEDNGNNCIKSFPASFNEKSLPVVTLIPTESEFGCTLGDNEMIEDILETESRTINPENTSLLDEEVIHVSEFQPINTVEDVLVDSISDGEKEDKCGKELESKLQASLDAKSCQEPGTSVDEIAEDNGKICTKSISSTSFHVESPNSSLLQEVAFNITAENQTPQSLTALTGCSGGEFLEKHVESTEKSSTFGSIWSRRCKGSSAPHIGARKRRFMSTSKVGTEVKKSNVKEAINKSMPKDLSSVFDVEEKKITSNKENLSLNLQLMKKGKLEEIKLPTSQRSPNLSCFSPSIHSAKSTSDVSNKVNLTIKVAQEWKSQRKPLKCLINLVHEQDMMELKEKRVERIPFRSLMNSGDNHNSVIISAAESTDNAGICGKISNKCTTPSQHTSREQKRSWDMVVDTASLVNNESRKALQLLQGLKGTRLIIPRSVIRELGCMKQQFTLFRTTSEASLALEWIKECMEKTRWWIHIQSSMEECGLTVPTLSASPQTQFVGFRISNKCSSPAVEDHILDCALQYRTKENVGQLVLLSHDVTLKIKSMAKGLLCETVQQFRQSLANPFSERFMWPKSSPRGLTWSCQDDLVLREKYCGLPSKAGLKLITEQL encoded by the exons atggCTGACATTGCCATGATGACACAAATGAGTAACATTAACAATAACCCAGAACAAGAAAAGCATGCAAAGTTCCCAGTTTTAACGGTGCTCAAGAACAACGCCGTTCTCAAGAATATCCTCCTCGTACACGACGCCAACAACGAAGATCAGACGGTCCTGATTGGGCGACACCCTGACTGCAACATCGTCCTCATGCACCCCAGCGTGAGCCGTTTCCACCTCAGGATTTGCTCCAACCCTTCTTCCCTCACTCTTTCTCTCGTTGATTTGGCTTCTG TGCATGGTACGTGGGTGCGTGGGATGAAGCTGGAGCCCGGGGTGAGGGTGGAATTGAAGGAAGGTGACACCTTCACTGTAGGGGTTTCTACTAGGCTTTATCGTCTCAGCTGGGTCCCTCTTACCCAATTGAATGTCTTTTTGCCCCATCAACAACAAAAAGAACATGAACAAGAAGAGATAATCAAg TTGGGTATGCAGGATGAGAATTTGGAATATACTGTGGAAGAAGAGATTCCGGAGGCTGAAGACATGGTTTCTCTTTGTTGTGATGAAGAGAGCAAGAGCCATTCTGAAGATAAGGGATTGGGAGTTATCAATGGAACTGAAACATTGTGTTTTCCTACACACTCTGGTGGTGAAAATATACATTGTGACCGTCAAAATAGTGTTTTATCACCCCCACATATACAATCACCCCCTTATGCAAAACCAGTTGATGAATTCGATTACACTGAGAAAATTGAAGCTTGTCCGAAAGTGGAGATGCCTGGAGAAACTAATTTGCTTTGCACATTGAGAGAGTATTTCACACAGAACTTATGTCTGCCTGTTGTGGAAGCGGTTCACGGGACCAAAATGCAGCAATTTCAAGCCCAACATGATACTTTCACAAAACAACAACCTTCTTTGAAAATGCTTTGGTCCAGCTTGTCTACAGATATTGATCCTCCTGCGACTTTTGATGAAAGGGATGTTGTTGCAGTGGCTGTAATACCTACAGAATCTGATTCTGGATGCACACATGAAGATACTGACAAGGTTGAAGATATTTTAACAACTGGACCAAGAATTTTCAATTCTGAGAACACGTGTTTGATAGTTGAGAAAGATCTTCCAGATTCTGAATTTCATCAAATGGAAGTTGTTGAAGAAATTTCTGTGGATTCAATACCTGAAGGAGAAAaacaaggtgaaattcactggTCCAGCTTGCCTACAAATATTGGTCCTTCATCTTTTGATGTAAAAGATGTTGCTGCAGTGGCTTCAATACTTACAGAATCTGAGTTTGAATTCACGCATGGGGATAATGACAAGGTTGGAAATATTCTCACTTCTGGACGAAGAACTTCCAATTCTGCGAACATGTGTTTGATAGTTGACAAAGATATTCCTGATACTGTATTTCATATAATGGAAGTTGTTGAAGAAGTTTCTATGGATTCAATACGTGATGGAGAAAAACAAGATGAATGCAAGGAACAGTACACGTCAAAGTTGCAGGATCAGAATGGAAAATCTTTCCGTGAGGAAGGGTACTCTCGTGAGGAAATAGTTGAAGATAATGGAAACAACTGTATTAAAAGCTTTCCTGCATCTTTTAATGAAAAGAGCTTACCTGTAGTAACTCTAATACCCACAGAATCTGAATTTGGATGCACACTAGGAGATAATGAAATGATTGAAGATATTTTAGAAACGGAATCACGAACTATCAATCCTGAGAACACATCCTTGCTAGATGAGGAAGTTATTCATGTTTCCGAATTTCAACCAATCAATACTGTTGAAGATGTGCTTGTGGATTCAATATCTGATGGAGAAAAAGAAGATAAGTGTGGCAAGGAGTTGGAGTCAAAGTTACAGGCTTCCCTAGATGCTAAATCCTGTCAGGAACCTGGTACCTCAGTGGATGAAATAGCTGAAGATAATGGAAAAATTTGTACAAAAAGCATCTCCTCCACGTCATTTCATGTAGAATCTCCAAATTCTTCATTGCTTCAGGAAGTTGCCTTTAACATTACAGCCGAGAACCAGACCCCTCAATCTCTCACTGCTCTGACAGGATGCTCTGGAGGGGAGTTCCTTGAAAAACATGTAGAATCAACAGAGAAAAGTTCAACCTTTGGCAGTATTTGGTCAAGAAGGTGTAAGGGTTCTAGTGCTCCCCATATTGGAGCCAGAAAGCGTAGATTTATGAGCACATCTAAGGTTGGTACTGAAGTTAAAAAGAGTAATGTAAAGGAGGCCATAAATAAATCAATGCCAAAGGATCTTTCCTCTGTTTTTGatgtggaagaaaaaaaaattacttcaaATAAGGAAAACCTAAGCTTAAATTTGCAGCTCATGAAAAAAGGTAAGCTAGAAGAAATTAAACTTCCCACGTCACAAAGGTCACCCAATTTGAGCTGTTTTAGTCCCAGCATTCATTCAGCCAAAAGCACAAGCGATGTTTCAAATAAAGTGAACTTGACTATAAAAGTAGCTCAAGAATGGAAGTCACAAAGAAAGCCTCTTAAATGTCTTATCAACTTGGTTCATGAGCAAGATATGATggaattaaaagagaaaagagtGGAAAGGATACCCTTCCGATCACTAATGAACTCTGGAGACAATCATAATTCAGTGATTATTTCTGCTGCAGAAAGTACTGATAATGCCGGTATTTGTGGGAAGATCTCAAACAAGTGCACTACACCTTCT CAACATACTAGCAGAGAACAAAAGAGGAGCTGGGACATGGTTGTAGACACTGCTTCTCTTGTGAACAATGAGTCAAGAAAAGCTCTGCAGCTTCTACAAGGTCTCAAGGGGACTCGTTTAATCATTCCAAGATCGG TCATAAGGGAACTAGGCTGTATGAAGCAACAATTTACACTTTTTAGAACAACTTCAGAGGCTTCTTTGGCATTAGAGTGGATTAAAGAATGCATGGAGAAAACAAGGTGGTGGATTCATATCCAAAGCTCAATGGAGGAGTGCGGGCTGACAGTTCCAACCCTTTCTGCTTCTCCGCAGACTCAGTTTGTTGGTTTCAGGATCTCAAATAAATGTTCTTCACCTGCTGTTGAAGATCACATCCTTGACTGTGCTCTTCAATATAGAACAAAGGAGAATGTTGGACAACTTGTCCTACTTAGTCATGATGTTACATTGAAAATAAAATCCATGGCAAAG GGGTTGCTGTGCGAGACAGTGCAACAATTTCGCCAGAGTTTAGCAAACCCCTTCTCTGAGAGGTTCATGTGGCCCAAGAGCTCTCCTCGAGGACTGACATGGTCTTGCCAAGATGATTTGGTTTTAAGGGAGAAATATTGTGGATTGCCATCAAAGGCTGGTTTGAAGCTCATCACAGAGCAGCTTTAG
- the LOC137828296 gene encoding GRAS family protein RAM1-like produces the protein MEDSEEDELLNLSLSVAADREKKKKGKIIREHSVSMSSTTGRKSYERYEGKIFRLLEMREQMVREEHRRKGVVEDGNGLPLIHLLLSTATAVDDNNLDSSLENLTDLYQTVSLTGDSVQRVVAYFADGLAARLLTRKSPFFDVLMEDPTTEEEFLAFTDLYRVSPYFQFAHFTANQAILEAFEREEERNNRALHVIDFDVSYGFQWPSLIQSLSEKATTGNRISLRITGFGKNLKELQETESRLVSFSKGFGSLVFEFQGLLRGSRVINLRKKKNETVAVNLVSYLNTLSCFMKISDTLGFVHSLHPSIVVLVEQEGSRSPRSFLSRFTDSLHYFAAMFDSLDDCLPLDSAERFRIEKKLLGKEIKSLLNSDVDGVDCPKYERMETWKARMENHGFVATKISSKSMIQAKLLLKMRTHYCPLQFEEEGGGGFRVSERDEGRAISLGWQNRFLLTVSAWQSV, from the coding sequence ATGGAAGATTCAGAGGAGGATGAGCTTTTGAATCTTAGCCTTTCAGTTGCTGCAGAtagggaaaagaaaaagaagggaAAGATAATTAGGGAACATAGCGTCTCTATGAGTAGTACTACTGGTAGGAAGTCCTATGAAAGGTATGAAGGGAAGATATTTAGGCTTCTTGAAATGAGGGAGCAGATGGTAAGAGAAGAGCATAGGAGGAAAGGAGTTGTGGAAGATGGGAATGGCCTCCCCTTGATCCATTTGCTGCTCTCAACTGCCACTGCTGTTGATGACAACAACTTGGATTCATCCTTAGAGAATCTCACTGATTTATACCAAACTGTTTCCCTAACAGGTGACTCGGTTCAGCGTGTGGTGGCTTATTTTGCTGATGGTTTGGCCGCAAGGCTTCTCACAAGGAAATCTCCATTCTTCGACGTGCTCATGGAGGACCCAACAACTGAGGAAGAGTTCCTTGCATTCACGGATCTCTACAGGGTTTCACCTTACTTCCAATTCGCTCATTTCACAGCAAACCAAGCTATTTTGGAGGCCTTtgagagagaggaagagagGAACAACCGCGCTTTGCATGTCATTGACTTTGATGTCTCCTATGGCTTCCAATGGCCCTCTCTCATTCAGTCTCTCTCAGAGAAGGCAACCACTGGCAACCGCATATCCCTCAGGATAACCGGATTTGGGAAGAATCTCAAAGAGCTTCAAGAAACTGAGTCTAGATTGGTTAGTTTCTCAAAGGGTTTTGGCAGTCTGGTGTTTGAATTCCAAGGGCTGCTACGAGGCTCAAGGGTGATCAACctaaggaagaaaaaaaatgaaacggTGGCCGTCAACTTAGTTTCTTATTTGAACACTTTGAGTTGTTTCATGAAGATCTCTGACACATTGGGATTTGTTCATTCCCTTCATCCCTCCATTGTTGTTCTGGTGGAGCAAGAGGGTAGCAGGAGTCCTAGGAGCTTCTTGTCAAGGTTCACAGACTCCTTGCACTACTTTGCAGCCATGTTTGATTCACTGGATGATTGCCTCCCACTAGATAGTGCTGAGAGGTTCAGAATTGAGAAGAAGCTTCTGGGGAAAGAAATCAAAAGCTTGCTCAACAGTGATGTGGATGGTGTGGATTGCCCAAAATATGAGAGGATGGaaacatggaaagcaagaaTGGAGAATCATGGGTTTGTTGCCACCAAAATAAGCTCAAAGTCTATGATCCAAGCAAAACTATTGCTGAAGATGAGGACACATTATTGTCCTCTTCAGTTTGAGGAAGAAGGAGGTGGAGGTTTCAGGGTTTCTGAAAGAGATGAAGGAAGGGCTATCTCTTTAGGGTGGCAAAATAGGTTTCTGTTGACAGTCTCAGCATGGCAATCAGTCTGA